A part of Acropora palmata chromosome 6, jaAcrPala1.3, whole genome shotgun sequence genomic DNA contains:
- the LOC141884760 gene encoding tyrosine-protein kinase receptor Tie-1-like isoform X2: protein MIADGMSYLANVLHRDLAARNVLVGGNKVCKISDFGLARDVNTEVYVRTSQARLPVEWMPRESLFLGESSTKSDVWSYGIVLWEVFIIGDSPYPGVKPRKVATFLERGYRMPRPNHISEELLEKLHGFHLLKTSCIRIEIDLKYDAYLLE, encoded by the exons ATGATAGCTGATGGCATGAGCTATTTGGCCAAC GTTCTTCATCGAGACTTGGCTGCTCGTAATGTTCTCGTTGGTGGAAACAAAGTTTGTAAAATTTCCGACTTTGGACTCGCCCGTGATGTGAATACCGAAGTATACGTAAGAACGTCTCAG GCTCGTCTTCCAGTGGAGTGGATGCCCCGAGAATCGCTTTTTCTTGGCGAGTCAAGCACTAAGAGTGATGT ATGGTCTTACGGTATCGTTTTGTGGGAAGTTTTCATCATTG GGGACTCACCGTATCCTGGAGTCAAACCTAGAAAAGTAGCTACTTTCCTGGAAAGAGGATATCGCATGCCACGCCCAAATCATATCTCAGAAGAACT ATTGGAAAAATTACATGGATTTCACTTATTGAAGACATCATGCATTAgaattgaaattgatttaaaATATGACGCATATTTATTGGAATAA
- the LOC141884760 gene encoding tyrosine-protein kinase receptor Tie-1-like isoform X1 encodes MIADGMSYLANVLHRDLAARNVLVGGNKVCKISDFGLARDVNTEVYVRTSQARLPVEWMPRESLFLGESSTKSDVWSYGIVLWEVFIIGDSPYPGVKPRKVATFLERGYRMPRPNHISEELYAVMSECWLEKLEDRSTFRWICTAMSRLINDHETYVNLDVYNDEDYVNFDMVDELQ; translated from the exons ATGATAGCTGATGGCATGAGCTATTTGGCCAAC GTTCTTCATCGAGACTTGGCTGCTCGTAATGTTCTCGTTGGTGGAAACAAAGTTTGTAAAATTTCCGACTTTGGACTCGCCCGTGATGTGAATACCGAAGTATACGTAAGAACGTCTCAG GCTCGTCTTCCAGTGGAGTGGATGCCCCGAGAATCGCTTTTTCTTGGCGAGTCAAGCACTAAGAGTGATGT ATGGTCTTACGGTATCGTTTTGTGGGAAGTTTTCATCATTG GGGACTCACCGTATCCTGGAGTCAAACCTAGAAAAGTAGCTACTTTCCTGGAAAGAGGATATCGCATGCCACGCCCAAATCATATCTCAGAAGAACT GTATGCCGTAATGTCTGAGTGTTGGTTAGAAAAACTGGAAGATCGCTCAACATTCCGATGGATATGTACAGCCATGAGCAGACTTATAAATGATCACGAG ACTTACGTCAACCTTGATGTCTATAATGACGAAGATTACGTCAATTTTGACATGGTAGATGAGCTACAATGA